The genomic window CAAGAACCAAAAATGGTTAAGTTGTTTTAAGAAACGACTAGATCGATTTAAGAAACGGTCAAACCGTTTCTCAAAACAGTTAGACCTTTTTGGCCATTGTCTAGTTTTGGCTTGATTTTGTGTTGTGGTCTTTTCTTAGTTTTCTTTGGTTCTTTTGGATTTGTTAAGGGAAATGAAAATTGTTTGGTTgaatttaacataatttatatgatgagaaattaaaattaatacaatgTATCTGCTAGTACATGTGAGATTACAGATACCATACAACAGTAAGGGACATCTAGCAGAGCATAAGCTCCATGTTGGTGTTAGAcactttaaaacaattaattaattattttaatttaagtatgTAATTGAAATtccatttgatttatatcttgaGATATCAAATAATGTGCTAAGCTAGATGCTCTACTTTAAGGATTAGCGCCCGATTTGGGTAAGTGTCATGGTTTAGAGATTAACATCCGATTTAGTCATGTTGAGCTAGATGCCCTAGTTAAGGGACTAATGCCTGGTTTGGGCATGTTGAGCTAAGTGCTCTAGTTGAGGGACTAGCACCCTGTTTGGGGCAATGAGATTGGTTACTTTGGATTATGGTTTATTCCCGGTATCATAACTCATTTCTAGCTTATTCCCCaaatttactctcttttttttaaatcaaaaaaataaaataaatgctagCAACATGAAAAAAGCAGGCCGAGGAGGATTTCAAACATATAGGAAAATCAAGATGCAATTTTGGATGAACTTCAAAGCCTAATTATACCCCATTATACCCAAGACTGAAGAAACAATGTAGattcaagatcaaattaaatgattatttgatgaatctgtataaaaattaagtctaagaacataattaaatttctaataggccaatttgatttaatcatgagccaaaatgaagtttaattatgttttaagaattgatttgggttcaattaaaggatttaattaggtgcaaggacttacttatactttaaaaatggtcaagttaattttattaggggcttaagtggtgaaacattaagtttggaagcccaatttaagtttaattgagaagattggaattttaagagatcaaatttaatttttgtcaagTCAATTAATTGAAATCAGGGGCAAAATCGCAagcaaattaaagttttggggttaattaggggttaaattgaagagatTCGCAGCCAATGATGAATTTACAAAAGGAGACGAACTATGAGGACCCAATTGATtaaaatcaggggtgaaattgaaggaaattgaaagtttaatggtcaatcgagggtcaaattgcataaatccaagatCAATGACCAAACTAAAAAATGCGTTGCAATTAGAGGCTGATTTGAAATTCAGCAGAGGcaaaattgcattaaatcagaagtttgaagaaaattgaaagtttaatgatcAATCGaaggtcaaattgcataaatccaagactaaggaccaaactgaaaaatacGTTGTAATTAGAGGCTGATTTTGAAATTCGACAGGGGcaaaattgcattaaatcagaAGTTTGGAGTCAACTAGGGGTAAAATTGAAGGAAATCAAAAGtcaaaggatcaaattgaacttTGACCAAAATCCCTAATGTAAGGTTAAAACAAcgccattttttatatatataaaaaaaccagatgacatgttgtctgGTTACTGctcattgtcttctttttttttttgcctaaaaACATTGTCCATGTGGCTACTTTTCAAgggcatttaatgcttcataTCTCCATTAAATGTGACAACACTTGAACCAAAATGATTACCTAACATTTCTCTACAACCTAATATGGTCTGTTCAAGCTGATTAACAACACAAAGGTCGCGACGCTGACCTAAAAAGGTCGACTCAAAAGTCTTTAACTATCGAATTTGATAGTTCATGGTGCCTATTTTGAACTAAATATTGAGATCTTTTTCAGCCGAATCAAGGGTCAGAATTTTTCCCTATTGAAGACAAGATTGTCCTCTTCCATCCCCTATAAATAAGAGTGAATTTCATGGCCTAAGCATCAAGAAAATCGGGTCTAAAGTTGGCCGAGATAAGCCCCCCTCAGTTTTTGTCTTTCCAAGacaattctctctctcctttcttctcTCCCAACTGTTCCAGCCACCACCAGTTTGTCTGCCACCATCTCCACCACACGTCGCCAGAGCAACCACCAGCCACCCACCCCTGCGTCCGAGATAGCCACAGTGAACTCCTCTCTCTACTCTACAAGTTTCTTCTCCCTCCTCCCACAGCTGACGTCGACCACCATTTTTTCCACTAACACCACTTGAGCTCCTCATCACAGTGACGACCACCATGCTAGGTTGCTCTTCTATccttctccttcctcttctccttcccCCGTCTTCATCACCTTGAATTCGTTCTGCATACAGGTGCAAAATAATTAACTCATACGTTGGATCAGACTAGTTTTGGCCCAGCCCAGATGGTTGGGCTGGGTCAAAcccgacaaaaaaaaaagtcatacaTGTTGGGTTGCTAGTTTGCCCAACCTAATTGGGTCCAGCCCAGTTTGTTAGGCTGGACCCAACccatgtaataataataataataatatatttatattataaaaataaaaaaaatttaaaaatccttttaaaaaattatgattttctcaCATGTTTTCCtatcaattttgcataatatcagaTTGTATATTTACAGTGTAAAATACAGATCGGATATTAAATACttggttttctccaaaatatttcaaaaaaaatctcagaacttttaaattaatttttcttttcaaaaaacaaaaaaaaattcatgcatatggtcaaatcctaaaaagttttatattttcattaaaaaaacaaaaaattgcatctttcttatgtttttttttaaagcaaaaaaaaatatcgtaaccagtttatgattatcctttaggatttgaccaaaatatcaaaaactctttatcaatcatttttttagggtttagatgTTGACTTTAATATCTATGGGATGTAAAACTACACAATAGAGTACACCATTAGATACTAAAGATATAAGATGtaaaataaatgcgatgctaaaatttaaactttatatTGGTAAGGGTTAAACCCGAtgaggtagagactctctcacgAAAGAAAGTCTGctatacactttaaaaaaagaccaacaaatagaaacctgacctagaaaaacaattaaataaaaatacaagttacCTTAGGTATGATGCATTGGAGGTGATATGTCTTCCCATTACATAACCAGTCTCTTACTCAGACTCTCACAGATCATAGAgtttctagtaaccataatattagTTAGcaactctaaaattttaattataattttataattaaatttaaaaatcttttttctttccaacaATACCTCTCAAGAGGCATAAAAGCTCGCCAACACGCCACCGCAACACCCAGCTTTAGGCTAAAAGAAAAGTTTATCATGATAATAAGTCAGATGTCCGAGGGAGAACTAAAATCATTAGTAACTTAGAACTGTGAACTTAATCAGAGGTTGACTTAGttaagttgaattaaaaaaaaaattcacttaatGCATTTTATgcatcatgatattttttagtatgCTTAGTTTTGTGAGGAATAAATTTTCAAGATCTCGCAACAGTACGTTGGCCCTTAGTtcattaagaattttatttttgtataaaacttGTAATGTAATTAGTTATTAGGTCGTTTTgaaatgtaaatatattttaaaatgttatattttggGATTGTACTAGAATGTTATAACTTATCTTGAATGATGTAAGTTAATTAAGTTGAAAACTTggatgatttaatttatattttgccatatgtttactttaaatttttaaatataatatgcCATGTATTGATTTGCCATTAAAATGTAAGGCTTTAAGTATATTCAAATGCATAAATTTTGggtatatgttttaattatattatgattatttttaaataatattgagtgtgtttaatttttaaagaggtAGGTATGATttatctatgattttttatatatatatagattagatttggttttatttttatttttatttttttataagatttttcatatgTGAAACCttacattgttttttgttttaattattattcaattaattttatgtgtctGTTgattttcattacaaattttatgtgtttttctattacaaatttattttgataaaagaatTCATTAAACTTAATCAGGTAAATTACccatatattttgatctttatttttctcttggttttcttaaaaacaaaaaaaattattgttgatgaattatgtttttcattacTTTACACAATGgttattaaataagtttttcgATTTatatttaagagttttttttagtgtaaaaaaacatgttgaataattatgtatatatattttttttaatcatgttttgatGTTTAAGATTTGATActtattcttatatttgtttttacttgaatcttttatgaaagttttattttttttagtttcactcTTTAATCCAAGCTTatagtgtattgttttttttttgtctttgttttttttttatcattttattaatgttttcattcttttcaatttaactctcaaatttaaaatttattgttgccttttgatttttttttttattgcaattttaacactcattatttttattgtatttttaatttttaatttctgatttttttatgttttttttatgattttaaccctcatgattttttcatgtataatgTTGTCAGTTTTATAACCCAGGTCacagtttaaaaagttaatagtaattgattttttttgttttttattttttgttttttgttttttttctatataattatcctattctcatttaatttttaatttgttaacaaataagatcattgagaagttttgaaaatattataaagatatatttctataatattagAAAGCGTTCATATTTtgtattgaattgtttttttattattatttattattgatatcatgattttttaatgatattattaaattaactgagtttataaaattattcgAGCCCattcatgaatatttttattttaaacaaaaagaattatttctttttatatttttataccaaaaaaatggccacctaatatatatatatatatattaaggaaAGAGAGATGTTGGGTTGGGCTGGAAGAGCCCAAAATGAGAAGTGGTGAAGAAAGGCTGGGCCCAAAAGTCAATAAACAGCTATAACTATAAGGTTCATTCTTGTACGCGTTAGCGTTTGGACCCTTTACTGGCTGCTCCCTCTGCTCTGCTGCATCTTttttcctcctctctctctttcctcctCCTCATTTCCATTGCTCTCTCTCTGCCTGTCGCTCGCTGCAGTttgtatatttgatttgaaattaggGTTTATTATTGGAGATGGAGATAAAAGACTTTTGTTTTGGAGCCGATAGCACTCCTCCATTGTCTGTCATCGCAGCCGCCAAGGTTGCGTCTCTCACTCTTCCTCCTCCCTCCACTGTTACAaatgcttctgcttctgcttctctTCCTACTTTCCTCTTCTCTAATGGGTACCCTTCTCttttttccatcttttctaaattttttattcttttctaaattttttattcttttctaaattttttcctttgataaatgttatatatatatagggctTAGCTCTGTTTCTGTTCACCTGACATTCTTAACTTATcatgtatgtatgcatgtatgGTAGGCTGAAATTGCAAGGAACCTATGTGCTTCTCCGATACATTGGCCGCGTTGCCAATCTATATGGTCAGGACCCATTTGAATCTAGCCAGGTTTTTCATTCTCTTCCCCACTCTTGCTTTTTCTTATCTAGTTTTGCTTCTTAAAGTTTTCACAACGAAGTTTGCCTTTCTATTTTTCAGATTGATCAGTGGCTCGAATACACCCCTGTCTTGTCTGTAGGCTCTGAATTCGAGAATGCCTGCAACTATATTGACAATTATCTGCAAACTCGTACTTTTCTCGTGGGCTACTGTTTGTCTATTGCAGACATTGCGATCTGGTCCGGTCTTGCAGGTAAAGCTTCCGATTCCTTTCTATTGTTTACTTTACTGCATTTATTCAATAGTGGGTgtcaaatttcaaagaaaagaaaatcgcTTAATTGTTGgccttattattattgttttattgtttaggGTTTAACAATCTCGTTGTTGAGCTGAATTTTTGACCTGGTCTGTTATTACCGATTGATTTTTATTACTGCATTTATGCTTAGAGTCccagaatattaaaataaagggcTTGGCTGctatttttcttgattgcatGACTTTCCATCAACTACAGCATTTCATTTAGCAAAATAGACTGGTAGTATTATGTGCATTGAGAGATTGTTCCTatctatttcattttgtttttaaagcgttcattttttttttcttaaatccttCTCGATATGCATATGACATGTCATGCTTTGCAGGAACTGGGCTGAGATGGGAGAGTTGTAGGAAGTCTAAGAAGTTCCCGAACATAGTACGCTGgttcaattcaatatttgatgaGTATAGCGAAGCTTTGAATGAAGTCATGTCAACATATGTTGGCAAAAAGGGCTCAGTAAAGCCTGCAGCAGCTAAACCAAAAGGGCAACAGGTTGTCGGTGGGGATAACCCAGAAAAGGGAAAAGCAAGCAGCAAACCTTCATCTGAAGTAGATCTTCCAGAAGCTGAAATTGGAAAGGTGTGTCTGCGATTTGCTCCTGAACCTAGTGGCTATCTTCACATTGGGCACTCAAAAGCAGCTCTACTCAACCAGTATTTTGCTCAAAGGTACCAAGGTCGAATGATAGTTCGCTTCGATGATACAAATCCATCAAAGGAAAGCAATGAATTTGTTGacaatcttttaaaagatatcGAGACATTGGGTATCAAATATGAAACCATCACACATACATCTGATTACTTTCCCCAGCTGATGGAAATGGCTGAAAATTTGATCCGCCAGGGTAAAGCTTATGTTGACGATACACCACGCGAGCAAAtgcagaaagaaagaatggaTGGCATTGAATCAAAATGTAGGAGCAACAGTGTAGTGGAGAATCTGAAACTGTGGAAGGAAATGATTGCAGGATCAGAGAGAGGATTACAGTGCTGTGTCCGAGGGAAGTTAGACATGCAAGACCCAAACAAGTCTCTTCGAGATCCAGTCTACTATCGTTGCAATCCTGTTCCTCACCATCGGATTGGGTCCAAATACAAGATATACCCAACATATGATTTTGCATGTCCATTTGTTGATTCTGTAGAAGGTATAACTCATGCACTCCGATCGAGTGAGTATCATGATCGAAATGCTCAATATGATAGGATTCAAGCAGATATGGGACTGCGAAAGGTTCACCTTTATGAATTTAGCCGGTTGAATATGGTCTACACAATTCTCAGCAAGCGTCATCTTCGTTGGTTCGTTGAAAATGGAAAGGTGGATGGATGGGATGATGCTCGATTTCCAACTGTACAGGGAATTGTTCGCAGAGGTTTGAAAGTAGAGGCATTGGTGCAATTCATCCTTGAACAGGTAAGCTAACATGCATCCATGTCTTTACATCTTTCTATTCTGATGTTAATTGGATAGTCCATATGAGATGCTGTATACAGATTTGATGAAAAACTTACATTCTACTCGAAGAATATACAGTGAAAACATGCTTGAGGACCTTGAAGAACTTTGTGTTGTTCCCGTAACATGTgaattctttccttcttttcccaATTATACCAAAGAACTTAATTTCATTCATGTGACATTTGTTTGAATTCTTTGGTTAAAAGGCAGCTTAGGATGGCAAGTTCAGGTTCATCACTTTTGTGCATCACAATATTCCTTATTTACTTCTACATATGCAAGCATATGTCCATTGATTTATACTCTTAGGCTATTTTGTGCATTCACCCTTTATCTTCTTAAAGttctaattctaattctaattctaattctaattctaTTTCGTTTCAGGGGGCATCCAAAAATCTTAATCTCATGGAATGGGACAAACTCTGGACAATTAATAAGAAGATTATCGATCCTGTGTGTCCCAGGCATACTGCTGTCATTGAAGAACATAGGGTGCCATTAACCTTGACTGATGGTCCCAAGCAACCATTTGTTCGAATCATTCCAAGGCACAAGAAACATGAGGGTGCTGGAGAGAAGGCCACAACATACACAAATAGGATATGGATAGACCATGCAGATGCAGAGTTGATCTCTGTAAATGAAGAAATAACCTTAATGGATTGGGGAAATGCCATAGTGAAGGAAATTGAGAAGGACCAGAATGGAAACGTCACACGCTTGAGTGGGGTCTTGCATCTCGAAGGATCTGTCAAGACCACAAAGTTGAAGCTCACCTGGCTACCAGATACAAGTGAATTAGTTAACCTCACTCTTGTGGACTTTGACTATCTAATCACAAAGAAAAAGGTAATTCTTCATTTATGAACTTTggaagtttttgttttgttcctttttaaAAGAATACAATTGTGTGTCTGTTTAAAACTTGTCTACTTTGAGAACCTTAGTTGTTGAGGCTGGGTGGTTTTTTATTCTCTGCTTTCTATTATTTCTGAGTgagtttgttctttttttatcctcctaacttttttgttacttttttggCCACTGAAATACTGTACTTCTAATggctaattatatttttccctATAGATGGGGTGATCATTTCATAAGccttgagttattttttgtcATGTAACTGTAGTTTTGACTGAATGACTTCTCGATGTGTACTTGGGatcaaattctttttcaaaCCAGCTTGGAGAATGTTGACCATctacttttcaaatttattttacagtttttcataaaaactttttggcattattgtttatttgatttgtttttttctctaattgtCTGAATGTAGAGTTTCAGTGGTTGATTTATTCCAGTACCTATAATGCATTTAAAATGTCAAGTTTTGAAAGTGGCCTTGTAGTGTTTTCACCTTTGTGGGCGTGTGTGAAAAGAGAGTAGAATGAATACATAAGAAACTTTGAAATGGGTAACTCCATTTGATGCATCTATTTAATTGAACATTTTGTTTATGGTTGAATGTACAAGTAGCACACAAAATGAATACAATGGGGGATGGACCCTTGTAATGGACTCTTTCACATTGGAATCAGTTTATATTCAATCTAAATTAGACATTATAGTTGTGTGGGGGGCTTTTGGTGGTGATGAAGCTGGGTAGGAATAGATGGTAAAAGAATCTAGTTAGACATTATAGTTGTGTGGCATGATGTTTTGCATAATACATTATACTTGTCATAGATTTTGAGAGCAGAATTGTAACCATACTGAGTGGATGctatgtaaaattttaattgctgGTTGGCGCTTGTATTTGTTGATGCAGCTGGAGGAGGGAGAAAGTTTCCAAGATGTGCTTAACCCATTTACCAAGAAGGAGACTGCAGCTCATGGGGATTCAAACATGCGAAATTTGAAGCGTGGAGAGATATTGCAGTTGGAGAGGAAGGGCTACTTTAGATGTGATGTTCCTTTTGTCAGACCTTCGAAGCCCATAGTTCTGTTTGCAATTCCAGATGGCCGACAAGCAACCTCATTGAAGTAGACCTTCATAGTTGATTACTCTCTGGTGTTTTGGAGTTGAACATTTTTCCTAAAACTATGTAAGATGAGATTTGGAGTCTTTGACTCTCTTCCTTTTACATACAAACATGAATTTGTTCTGTGGTTTTTGATGTGATACTTCACTAATTTACCTTGCTATAGATGTTGTACGAATTGAATGGTGCCTTCTCAACCAGTTAATGTGGTTTTGGTAAATTTCCAAGTTTCAGATAAAGATGTTCTTGTTGAATCCAGTAGCAGTACAGATCCTGATGGGATTTGGCTTTTTTAACTAGGTGAATATGGCTATGATAAACTACATTTTCCTGTGGTTCCTCGTGTTGAATTTAGCTTCCGTGGTCATTTTAACTGTTCCTCGTATACAGATGCGATTAGGTCTCTAATGAGCACCAACTTTCCAGACTTGAAAGTTTTAGTTCTTGATTCCTTGCCCTGGGGATCGAGTAAAACCAGCGACAACATGGATTGTGCCCTCTTTCCTTGCGTGAAATTGGAACTTTATGATAGCATTGATCAAGTGACAAGCATTTGTATAGTGGGTTCTAATTAAGTCACAATTATTATTGCCTTGATTGTCTGTCCTGTTATTCCAAAATTACCCACTTTGGCGTGATGATGGCTAATCACATGTGcaacttcttttctttaataagATGAGTACACCTACCACAATCACCTCTTGTTGTCATTTTCAGGTAAGATAAACAAGGCAAGAAACTTACTAGTGCATTGAAAGATGATGAGATGAGACAGGAAGGTTTTTCTTATGGATTAAGCCATTGCATTAACTCGGGGAGTTCTGTTAATCCATGATTAATTGTACTTTTAGAAGCAGCACGCAAGAGTGCCATGAACATGGAAGGAGAGGATggtccaattttattttttttcccgacTAGAACTTGAACTCTGTGCATtgctaaataataatataaaaagaattaggtGAAATTCATGATTTGTTAATAAATGGACCATACTCAATTGTTGTTTCTGATTGTCAtcaacattttttattagttacgCATTATCATGATCTGCACTTACTAGTATGGTAACGagtgattattttatattgggtAAATGTATAGCGAATGGtgggatttaattaaaaatagtaagCCATTACCCACCCCAATTACTTGATTGTGTTTTGACTTTCTCGAGCACGGGCTGGTTCCTTTTCCCTTCCCTGCTTATGGCATGTCCTCAGCGCACATCCACATGTAGATGGCTAATGTGATGACAAAATACATTTATTAGAAGGGTAATGTGAGGAGGAGGTGAAGATGGAGAGAACTTGTTTTTCAAACATATAATCGTGTGTTCTTACGGCATCTATCCAGTCTAGAACACTAATAAAAAGACCAAGTCTTCAAACTTGATGGAACTATTCTCGAAATGTAAGCAAGTGGATTGGTGGGTTAGCTGGCTTAGGCATTGAGGTAGAAAGTCTTCCTCCGTAAACTGACTTCATAAAACATGCTGCTTGTCTAATCTAATACATTTCATACATCTATCTGAGAAATACATATGGTCTTTGTCAAGCatggttttattatatatatatatatataattggctAAAACAACAAATTGATGCTTTGATATTTTATTCAGTGGAAGAACGGTCTGTAGAAGATTACATGTCGATTAATCATTTAATCTCCTAGATGATCCATCAAACACAAATTTCTCCCTTTAAAAAACTGTTACAGgaagaataacaatcaaaaaacCCCAGCTAGGCACAGCTgtaagatttattaatttataatcaaaacCTAGCGTACGTACTTGTGTTTTTATACAGTCAACCAATCATCTAGTTCTTAGGTGCAAACCTGGACTTGATCTTTCGGACCTCCTTGGTACCAACCTGGAAAGCCTTGGTCAAGACATGGTCAGGCACGGGTGGTTGGGCTGCAAACAATGTGGCTGCAATTGACTGAGTTCCTGGCAACTGGCTATTGAATGCAGCAATCACTGCAGCTGAGACTTGACCGTTGTTCTTCTGGAAATGAACCAAGCCTTTGGGGAAAACAAATGTCTCGCCCACCTTGATGGTCTTTGATATCAAAACGTTGGCAGTGGTAATGAACCCCACGTCCAGTTGGCCTTCAAGGACAAAGACCATCTCAGTGGCACGTGGATGTGTGTGGGGTGGATTTAAGCCACCAGGGGCGTAGTCAATGCGGGACATGGATACCCCCAAGGTGTTGAGTCCTGGGATCTTTTGAACATTGGCAGCAGTGACCAAGGAGCCGAATGTATTGTTGGTGAGACCTGGTTTAGCCAAACCGGCAAAGAAGAAGTCCTCTGCCGATATGTTTTCCTTGCAGGTGAATCCATTCACCTTCACACCTGTTTAATTATATAAGCATCTCATGTCACAAATTATCAAACTAGTAACATTAGCACATAAGCAAGAAAAtgtattgaaaataaaacagaatCAAAGACAAAAAGGTGAGATccaagaaagatgaagaaattgtgTTGGGAAGGAACAGAGGAAAAGGCTGGACAAGTCAACTCTCCTACCCTATACCAATCATGTATATAATTAACCAAGat from Populus trichocarpa isolate Nisqually-1 chromosome 5, P.trichocarpa_v4.1, whole genome shotgun sequence includes these protein-coding regions:
- the LOC18098473 gene encoding germin-like protein 5-1, with the translated sequence MAANKVAYLSLLYMTLGLVLVATVSADPDLLQDVCVADLSSGVKVNGFTCKENISAEDFFFAGLAKPGLTNNTFGSLVTAANVQKIPGLNTLGVSMSRIDYAPGGLNPPHTHPRATEMVFVLEGQLDVGFITTANVLISKTIKVGETFVFPKGLVHFQKNNGQVSAAVIAAFNSQLPGTQSIAATLFAAQPPVPDHVLTKAFQVGTKEVRKIKSRFAPKN
- the LOC18098472 gene encoding glutamate--tRNA ligase, cytoplasmic; translated protein: MEIKDFCFGADSTPPLSVIAAAKVASLTLPPPSTVTNASASASLPTFLFSNGLKLQGTYVLLRYIGRVANLYGQDPFESSQIDQWLEYTPVLSVGSEFENACNYIDNYLQTRTFLVGYCLSIADIAIWSGLAGTGLRWESCRKSKKFPNIVRWFNSIFDEYSEALNEVMSTYVGKKGSVKPAAAKPKGQQVVGGDNPEKGKASSKPSSEVDLPEAEIGKVCLRFAPEPSGYLHIGHSKAALLNQYFAQRYQGRMIVRFDDTNPSKESNEFVDNLLKDIETLGIKYETITHTSDYFPQLMEMAENLIRQGKAYVDDTPREQMQKERMDGIESKCRSNSVVENLKLWKEMIAGSERGLQCCVRGKLDMQDPNKSLRDPVYYRCNPVPHHRIGSKYKIYPTYDFACPFVDSVEGITHALRSSEYHDRNAQYDRIQADMGLRKVHLYEFSRLNMVYTILSKRHLRWFVENGKVDGWDDARFPTVQGIVRRGLKVEALVQFILEQGASKNLNLMEWDKLWTINKKIIDPVCPRHTAVIEEHRVPLTLTDGPKQPFVRIIPRHKKHEGAGEKATTYTNRIWIDHADAELISVNEEITLMDWGNAIVKEIEKDQNGNVTRLSGVLHLEGSVKTTKLKLTWLPDTSELVNLTLVDFDYLITKKKLEEGESFQDVLNPFTKKETAAHGDSNMRNLKRGEILQLERKGYFRCDVPFVRPSKPIVLFAIPDGRQATSLK